One region of Culex pipiens pallens isolate TS chromosome 2, TS_CPP_V2, whole genome shotgun sequence genomic DNA includes:
- the LOC120415258 gene encoding uncharacterized protein LOC120415258 isoform X1, with protein sequence MTLNFNLQCRNRPWMIQPSQEKHLHVRLRDFLLRKNNPAVPLKYSTSLSPGKSIRCLSKVRVFIINSEGVSVMACPLLPIDTWRKSSATGQRRVLVQLSRADQATVKVICPNHRRGVSGPERVRRRVHLVRWDCALSIRCGRIVYVLLSTAAAAGRETYRLSCGLTVYRIYRRISVLQMRPKLLSSYGTRRLTAPPRSPRRVLSKHLPVPSPTLRKKIALFIGVFFNA encoded by the exons ATGacactcaattttaatttgcagTGCCGCAACCGACCCTGGATGATTCAACCATCGCAAGAGAAGCACCTCCACGTTCGGCTGCGAGATTTCCTGCTACGCAAGAACAATCCCGCCGTTCCGCTGAAGTACAGCACCAGTCTCAGCCCCGGTAAGTCAATTCGGTGCCTATCGAAGGTCCGCGTCTTTATCATAAACAGCGAGGGCGTCTCCGTAATGGCGTGTCCCCTGCTTCCCATCGACACGTGGCGGAAGTCTTCAGCGACCGGACAACGGCGCGTACTCGTCCAGCTGAGTCGAGCAGACCAAGCGACCGTCAAAGTCATTTG TCCTAACCACCGCCGAGGAGTGTCCGGACCTGAACGCGTGCGTCGACGAGTCCATCTTGTGCGATGGGATTGCGCATTGTCCATCCGGTGTGGACGAATCGTTTACGTACTTTTGAGTACTGCTGCAGCTGCCGGCCGAGAGACCTACCGGCTATCCTGCGGACTGACCGTGTACCG CATCTACCGCCGGATATCGGTGCTGCAGATGCGGCCCAAGTTGCTCAGCTCGTACGGTACGCGGAGATTGACCGCGCCACCACGGTCACCCCGCCGAGTACTCTCCAAACATCTTCCGGTTCCTTCTCCGACACTTCGCAAAAAAATTGCGCTCTTCATTGGAGTATTTTTTAACGCTTAG
- the LOC120415258 gene encoding uncharacterized protein LOC120415258 isoform X2 — protein sequence MIQPSQEKHLHVRLRDFLLRKNNPAVPLKYSTSLSPGKSIRCLSKVRVFIINSEGVSVMACPLLPIDTWRKSSATGQRRVLVQLSRADQATVKVICPNHRRGVSGPERVRRRVHLVRWDCALSIRCGRIVYVLLSTAAAAGRETYRLSCGLTVYRIYRRISVLQMRPKLLSSYGTRRLTAPPRSPRRVLSKHLPVPSPTLRKKIALFIGVFFNA from the exons ATGATTCAACCATCGCAAGAGAAGCACCTCCACGTTCGGCTGCGAGATTTCCTGCTACGCAAGAACAATCCCGCCGTTCCGCTGAAGTACAGCACCAGTCTCAGCCCCGGTAAGTCAATTCGGTGCCTATCGAAGGTCCGCGTCTTTATCATAAACAGCGAGGGCGTCTCCGTAATGGCGTGTCCCCTGCTTCCCATCGACACGTGGCGGAAGTCTTCAGCGACCGGACAACGGCGCGTACTCGTCCAGCTGAGTCGAGCAGACCAAGCGACCGTCAAAGTCATTTG TCCTAACCACCGCCGAGGAGTGTCCGGACCTGAACGCGTGCGTCGACGAGTCCATCTTGTGCGATGGGATTGCGCATTGTCCATCCGGTGTGGACGAATCGTTTACGTACTTTTGAGTACTGCTGCAGCTGCCGGCCGAGAGACCTACCGGCTATCCTGCGGACTGACCGTGTACCG CATCTACCGCCGGATATCGGTGCTGCAGATGCGGCCCAAGTTGCTCAGCTCGTACGGTACGCGGAGATTGACCGCGCCACCACGGTCACCCCGCCGAGTACTCTCCAAACATCTTCCGGTTCCTTCTCCGACACTTCGCAAAAAAATTGCGCTCTTCATTGGAGTATTTTTTAACGCTTAG